The DNA region CGGTATTCCTGAAACGAGTGTTAAAACGAACCAAAAAAAACCATTCAATAAATAAATATCCTTACCTGCTCTTCGGGTAGCAAGCGCATTTGAATAAACGGCAATGGCTAATACAACATGAACTGTGGCTGTAAGCAGTAGATAAAAAATACCAAGGCCTGAAGTAAAAGAATGTTCTAAAACCATCTACATTTCCTTTTGCGATTAATTACAACTGTATGAACAAAGATATTTTCCATCGCCTGAATATCTACATGATGTGAAAAATGTATTATTCGTACACACTGTACCTGAAAACTCAACGTTAAAATAAGAACCGTAGTTCTGAAATCCATTAAAACTACTGAGACTTCCGAAATTAAAGTTTCCTGAGAACTCGCTCTCTTCCGTCGGTATTTGATTATTTTCGCAATCGAATGCACTACCCTCTACTACCTCAAATGTATTTCCATCTCCCGATATGATTACATCAGCAACCCCCCCATCGGGAAAGTTTATCGTTTGAGGTAACCCAAATAAACTTCCCTCTACAGAGAGAGAAAAGGCACCTGAACCTGTTGTAAATGTAATGTTCGCTTTGCTTAGGAAGTTATTCCAAGTGTTTATGAATGATTGACTCACCGGATACCATTGAAGCATTTTGTCAAATACATTTTTTCTAAATTGGGAGTCTAATATAAATTCGTAAACTCCTTTATCCGAAGCTTTGCATGATTTCCCGTTGTTTCCCGACGTATAATTCGCTATTTCTCGAAAAACTTTAGATTCCTTCGGTGATGACCCTAGCCCTGAGACACTAACTGACGATATGAGATCGCTCAGCATATTAGGTGATGACTCAAACTCAGCAATTAAATTTCTTCTTGATTCAAAAAACTCCTGAACAGCTAACTTCACATCTTCTCCCGTTTCGAGCCCACTTACGCGCTGCCAACCAAGCTCCATGTCAATGTGGACTCGATACAAAAATAGTTTCTCAGTCTTTAAGTCTATTACATAATGCGAAGATAATTCTCTAAAGGGGTTAATCTTATATGCATTTTCAAGAACTCTAGATTTATGCTCTTCAACTGAACAAGCGTTACACTCTAGTAAATAAGGTGATGCGAGAGCCTCATTTAGTAAAGTCACTGTAAAGGCAATTAGAATAAATAACTTTCTCATTGTTCATTCCTTTTCTTATAATATTGAAAGATCAGACTAAATACTCGTGATGGACATTTCAAATAAATTCACATACCTCATAAATACCTACAATGATCCTTTTAAAACTATAAATTTTCTAACATCACATATTAGCCATCTTTCATGTGAAATTAGCGACATTCCTGTAGATACTACTTTTCGCCAAGTTAATTGCGTACTTGGAGCGTAACCACCAGTCTTAGCTAATGGTCTTGAGTAAAGCACTGCGCACTGGTTCCATTAATATGCTAAATAAGTGAGAGATTTTTATTCAAAGTTTAAATAAAAGTCTCTCGTTATTTGTTTAAAGCCCGCCGTGTATTGCCCTGCTTCGTCGCGAATTACTAGTTTTTCGAACTTCGTAGATTCCGCTTTTGAAGCGCTAATAAACTCCAATAAGATTAAATAAGGTGCTTTTTTCGGGGTGCTCTGAACCTTGTATTGGCGCGCCAATTGCAAGTTCATGGCCGCTAATTCAGAAACAATTGTATCCTGTGCTTGTATTGGTGCAACCACCGCAATTCGACCATTTGGCGCAAGTAACTGAGCGGCCCGTTGTAACCACACTCGCCAAACATCGCCTGTGCCCTGACGTGCCAATTCACGCTCTTTGCTGGCGCTCGCCAGATGGTTGGCGAAGTACGGTGGATTCATGACGATGAGGTCGTACTGATTCTCACGATAAGCCGCGGTTGTGACATCACCTTGTGTGATCATGATTTTGTCGGGCCACGGCGATGCCAACGCATTCTGTTGTGCTTGAATGGCAGCGCGTGCATCGAGTTCAATCGCCTCAATTTTTGCTGATGCCGTGCTTCGTTGCGCCAACATTAATGCAAGAATGCCACAGCCGGTGCCCATATCGAGTATGCGTTGCGCCATATCGACCTCAACCCAAGCTCCGAACAGCAGGCTATCGGTGCTAACTTTCATCGCACATTGGTCATCTTTCAGGTAAAATTGCCGGCATTGAAAGCCCATAGGCTTCTCCGTAAGAAATTTGCGTACTACTTATCCGTAACGACAGGAACTAAGCATGACACCCGATTGGGAACAATTAGAACTGGATGACGAGCTCATCGATGTTCTCAAGGCTGCTGACATTAACAAGCCAGCGAAAGTACAGCAAGCAGTTATTCCGGCAGCTCTGGATGGTCAAGACTTATTAGTCAATTCACCAACAGGTACTGGTAAAACGCTCGCATTTTTATTGCCGGCTATCCAACACCTCTTGGATTTCCCTCGTCGC from Pseudidiomarina andamanensis includes:
- a CDS encoding tRNA1(Val) (adenine(37)-N6)-methyltransferase; translation: MGFQCRQFYLKDDQCAMKVSTDSLLFGAWVEVDMAQRILDMGTGCGILALMLAQRSTASAKIEAIELDARAAIQAQQNALASPWPDKIMITQGDVTTAAYRENQYDLIVMNPPYFANHLASASKERELARQGTGDVWRVWLQRAAQLLAPNGRIAVVAPIQAQDTIVSELAAMNLQLARQYKVQSTPKKAPYLILLEFISASKAESTKFEKLVIRDEAGQYTAGFKQITRDFYLNFE